A single genomic interval of Coccidioides posadasii str. Silveira chromosome 1, complete sequence harbors:
- a CDS encoding uncharacterized protein (EggNog:ENOG410PSZ6~COG:S~BUSCO:11389at33183): MDRPRQIPDSSSHPHHPTLFASLHKRTRTVDATAAEKAREARANATREAKRYLLQIVRNDWSYEPPATSSGPSSSSASSEAESPSPIPKDRDVLEWRMRGEDSSNSDGEQNARDEATDPYRFESPDAVQAAMLERRRKRRKLIEDEMKWNPGLRLWIQRRDAWTGAKVPPKKTAGVEAALKPRTSSDESAGGSCNDNDDLETAGPSSRPLSADSLSNAVTDAALPAQSLPLVDDTISKSTVTVPHTEPFADSEEPLVPIVSPILPSSNPFRTYTTPSNYPAIYNKLVIEGNTPAVPVNLLHMTRALVQGWKREGQWPPKPTITKDVPVVRKKRPQLQTESNGKAIAAIPAAPPAPAEEHTSRRKSISSNVTGAVKKVLGFASIHSGHRFHVRGHSQSSASSPIVDPNAEGSKPGNRKDP; this comes from the coding sequence ATGGATCGGCCCCGCCAGATTCCCGACTCTTCCTCCCACCCTCATCATCCAACCCTCTTCGCCTCTCTGCACAAAAGGACACGTACGGTGGATGCCACTGCAGCGGAAAAAGCGAGGGAAGCGCGCGCAAATGCCACTAGAGAAGCGAAGCGATACCTTCTTCAAATAGTCCGCAACGACTGGTCGTATGAGCCGCCGGCCACTTCTTCGGGTCCTTCGTCCTCCTCAGCCTCGTCAGAGGCAGAATCCCCATCGCCGATCCCAAAGGATAGGGATGTTCTGGAATGGAGAATGCGAGGAGAGGATAGCTCCAACTCAGACGGAGAGCAGAACGCTAGGGATGAAGCGACTGATCCCTACCGTTTTGAATCTCCTGATGCCGTGCAAGCCGCGATGCTAGAgagaaggaggaaaaggCGGAAGTTAATTGAAGATGAGATGAAGTGGAATCCTGGGCTACGCCTATGGATACAAAGACGGGATGCGTGGACGGGGGCCAAAGTGCCTCCTAAGAAGACCGCTGGTGTTGAAGCCGCTTTGAAACCGCGTACAAGCAGTGACGAAAGCGCAGGTGGAAGCTGTAACGACAATGATGATCTAGAAACTGCTGGACCTTCGTCTCGTCCTCTTTCTGCAGATTCATTGTCCAACGCGGTTACAGACGCGGCACTGCCGGCGCAGTCTCTACCCCTGGTTGACGATACAATAAGTAAAAGCACTGTCACCGTCCCGCATACGGAACCATttgcagattcagaagaaccTCTTGTTCCCATCGTCTCGCCTATTCTTCCCAGCTCCAACCCTTTCCGTACCTACACCACGCCATCAAATTACCCTGCCATCTATAACAAACTCGTCATCGAAGGGAACACGCCAGCCGTGCCTGTAAATCTGCTACATATGACGCGAGCTCTTGTGCAAGGCTGGAAAAGGGAAGGGCAATGGCCCCCGAAGCCCACTATCACCAAGGACGTTCCCGTGGTGAGAAAGAAGCGACCTCAGTTGCAAACTGAATCGAATGGTAAAGCTATAGCGGCGATTCCCGCTGCACCGCCGGCACCGGCGGAAGAACACACAAGTCGCAGGAAGTCAATTAGTTCTAACGTCACTGGTGCGGTGAAAAAAGTTTTGGGGTTCGCGTCGATTCATTCAGGACATCGATTCCATGTCCGGGGCCATAGCCAGAGCAGTGCCTCTTCGCCTATTGTTGACCCAAATGCTGAAGGGAGCAAACCCGGTAACCGGAAAGATCCCTAG
- a CDS encoding uncharacterized protein (EggNog:ENOG410PFZ9~COG:O~BUSCO:1798at33183), translated as MQCARLSLRHAKQSRFHVVSSGPCPRFVRGFRTSKSLTTSSGGSPGPPTPATSEDSSKNDIESNQEAESHRDATAQKITKAEQCTEDTKSTLRRDRSPYGSAVRRSMRNRRLAERSTRRAVIPTWFRERNIVLSEQTAEVLQHPPHTVGIGRSNHDAEDAVQRVATGGDGNNGGSNSNPGDSPPEYRYMISEEVWNEIRTVIQAGMAVPSPRYADDPSVRKVHLVLQYPGDSGILFLDAVVKKVASSFNTHVITLNAQDIAELYAEQEQEEDSRSSPMVSLGYEVYHPTKKVSQREADEEMEEAEDEIEDENESTDRRRSATIPISRISDPTMLGSSILQGLFGGRGSVGVAKVVMSQGRDGALSDTDTDPQSLRVVNKLLSIPKVKSATPAAEESSEKGESEQQNLGTKYEDLVIQIQDYKDLLNTTAGSVFLSSFHKAVQARRRKGQKVVVVGTVSASETDNSSGKSLSKLIPRDYDRYSTTIFVTPAMDSKSAENIFAEDEKRRTLEINIRHLQSMLKTRLNGSTPPESSIFSNRAWALESSTIRTCGLDAEYWPFDLVHRIATLALGSVKATEELGLGHIEQAIQVFEKSDQVKCAWMGDYRGKLKPVKQTREKPRFNKSKLKCNSHEEKLLNGVVDAESIRTSFKDVHVPQETIEALKTLTSLSLVRPDAFTYGVLATDKIPGLLLYGPPGTGKTLLAKAVARESGATVLEVSGSEVYDMYVGEGEKNVKAIFTLAKKLSPCVVFIDEADAIFCSRTGASNRTSHRELINQFLREWDGMSETSAFIMVATNRPFDLDDAVLRRLPRRLLVDLPTEKDRHEILKIHLKDEAVDKSVDLTDLARRTPFYSGSDLKNMSVAAALACVREEYDAAIRHKGDEPYKYPERRILKSHHFDRAMEEISASISEDMSSLTAIRKFDEKYGDRKGRRKKSAGWGFTPPGAPEPTLETGRVRH; from the coding sequence ATGCAATGCGCACGGCTCTCGTTGCGACATGCCAAGCAAAGCCGATTCCATGTTGTCTCCTCTGGTCCTTGTCCTAGATTCGTCCGTGGGTTTCGGACGTCAAAATCTTTGACAACGTCCAGCGGAGGTTCTCCGGGTCCTCCAACCCCTGCCACAAGCGAGGATTCGTCGAAAAATGATATTGAGTCCAATCAGGAGGCAGAAAGCCACCGAGACGCGACGGCCCAGAAGATTACAAAGGCAGAGCAATGTACGGAGGATACAAAATCCACTTTAAGAAGAGATCGAAGTCCTTATGGATCTGCAGTTCGCAGATCTATGAGAAATAGGAGGCTTGCGGAACGGTCTACACGGAGAGCTGTTATCCCAACGTGGTTCCGCGAACGGAATATAGTTCTCTCGGAACAGACGGCGGAGGTTCTGCAACACCCCCCTCATACTGTCGGAATTGGCCGATCTAATCATGATGCGGAAGATGCGGTGCAACGGGTTGCGACTGGCGGCGATGGAAATAACGGAGGCAGCAATAGCAATCCCGGAGATTCCCCTCCCGAATACCGTTACATGATAAGTGAGGAGGTTTGGAATGAAATACGCACCGTCATACAAGCGGGAATGGCCGTCCCTTCGCCACGCTATGCCGATGATCCATCTGTGAGAAAAGTGCATTTAGTTCTGCAGTATCCTGGTGACAGCGGAATTCTTTTTCTCGATGCGGTCGTCAAGAAGGTCGCAAGCAGTTTCAATACACATGTGATTACTCTGAACGCCCAAGATATTGCTGAACTTTATGCGGAGCAGGAGCAAGAGGAGGATTCCCGCTCGAGTCCGATGGTTTCACTAGGTTATGAGGTATACCATCCCACCAAGAAAGTCTCTCAGCGAGAAGCCGACGAAGAGATGGAGGAAGCAGAAGATGAAATTGAAGATGAGAACGAGTCGACAGATCGAAGGCGTAGCGCTACAATACCCATATCGCGGATATCGGATCCTACGATGTTGGGGTCATCCATACTACAAGGCTTATTCGGAGGGCGAGGATCCGTCGGCGTTGCTAAGGTGGTCATGTCACAAGGACGGGATGGCGCCCTTAGCGATACAGATACTGATCCCCAGTCACTTCGAGTCGTGAACAAACTCTTATCAATCCCCAAAGTTAAATCGGCAACCCCTGCGGCTGAAGAATCATCTGAAAAAGGTGAAAGTGAGCAACAAAATCTCGGAACCAAGTATGAGGATTTGGTAATTCAAATTCAGGACTACAAAGACCTTTTAAATACAACAGCCGGTTCGGTTTTTTTATCCTCCTTTCACAAAGCTGTCCAAGCTAGAAGGCGAAAAGGGCAGAAGGTTGTCGTGGTCGGAACCGTGTCTGCTTCAGAAACCGACAACTCTTCAGGAAAATCGCTTTCGAAGTTGATACCCAGGGACTATGATCGATATTCAACAACGATCTTTGTTACACCAGCTATGGATTCCAAAAGCGCCGAGAATATATTTGCGGAGGACGAAAAACGGAGGACATTGGAGATCAATATACGGCACTTGCAAAGCATGCTCAAAACCAGGCTAAATGGATCCACTCCACCTGAAAGCAGCATCTTTAGTAATCGAGCCTGGGCCTTGGAGAGCTCCACAATTCGCACATGTGGTCTTGACGCTGAATATTGGCCATTCGACCTCGTTCATCGAATCGCTACACTTGCCCTTGGTTCCGTTAAGGCAACTGAAGAGCTGGGACTCGGCCACATTGAACAGGCCATCCAGGTTTTCGAAAAGAGTGACCAGGTCAAATGCGCATGGATGGGGGATTACCGCGGAAAGCTTAAGCCTGTGAAGCAGACTCGAGAAAAGCCTCGTTTCAATAAATCCAAGCTGAAGTGCAATTCGCATGAAGAGAAGCTACTCAACGGGGTTGTGGACGCGGAGAGTATACGCACTAGTTTTAAAGACGTCCATGTGCCTCAGGAAACAATTGAGGCACTGAAGACCTTGACATCTTTATCTCTTGTTCGCCCAGATGCGTTCACGTACGGTGTCCTTGCCACGGATAAGATACCTGGCCTATTGCTCTATGGGCCACCAGGAACTGGAAAGACCCTCTTAGCCAAAGCTGTTGCCCGTGAAAGCGGTGCTACTGTCCTAGAAGTTAGCGGATCCGAAGTTTATGACATGTACGTTGgcgaaggagaaaagaatGTCAAAGCCATTTTCACCCTCGCCAAGAAACTCAGCCCTTGCGTTGTTTTCATTGACGAAGCGGATGCTATCTTCTGCTCGAGAACCGGTGCGAGCAACCGCACTTCGCACCGTGAGTTAATCAACCAGTTCCTACGTGAATGGGATGGTATGAGCGAGACTTCTGCCTTTATCATGGTTGCCACCAACAGACCTTTTGACCTAGATGACGCGGTGCTACGGCGTCTTCCCCGTCGACTTCTCGTTGACTTGCCTACGGAAAAGGATCGCCACGAGATTCTCAAAATCCACCTGAAGGACGAGGCTGTCGATAAGTCTGTGGATTTGACCGATCTAGCCCGCCGGACACCCTTCTATTCCGGTTCAGACTTGAAGAACATGTCTGTCGCCGCTGCATTAGCGTGCGTTCGAGAAGAATATGATGCTGCAATTCGTCATAAAGGGGACGAGCCGTATAAATATCCTGAACGCCGTATCTTAAAATCTCATCACTTCGACCGCGCCATGGAGGAAATCAGTGCTTCCATCAGTGAAGATATGTCGTCCCTCACGGCTATCAGGAAGTTTGATGAGAAATACGGCGATAGGAAAGGACGGCGGAAGAAGTCTGCTGGGTGGGGATTCACTCCTCCAGGCGCCCCCGAACCTACTCTAGAAACGGGTCGTGTTCGTCACTGA